A single Brevundimonas sp. SL130 DNA region contains:
- a CDS encoding type II toxin-antitoxin system prevent-host-death family antitoxin: MTHTVSSADFLKSYGRIAEVALREPVSITSHGRERLVLLSAEEYRRLKQNDRTALYPWELDNTALNALAAAESPAEAADFDHEVR; this comes from the coding sequence ATGACCCATACCGTTTCGTCGGCCGATTTCCTGAAATCCTACGGCCGCATCGCCGAAGTGGCGCTGCGTGAGCCGGTGTCGATCACCAGCCATGGCCGCGAACGGCTGGTGCTGCTTTCCGCCGAAGAATACCGCCGTCTCAAACAGAACGACCGCACGGCGCTCTACCCTTGGGAACTGGACAATACGGCGCTGAACGCCCTTGCCGCCGCCGAGTCGCCCGCCGAGGCCGCCGATTTCGATCACGAAGTCCGCTGA
- a CDS encoding response regulator transcription factor: MRILVVEDDKALRHSLEASLHDAGFDARCVEGGEQALQLEAAEGFDAAILDIGLPDIDGFEVLRTLRLRGSSTPVLMLTARDALGDRVAGLDLGADDYLVKPFAPSELVARLRAIVRRRQGQAAGAVVVGTLFCDWRTGRAHVNDRDLALRPREWAALRVLASRPGQVVDRDLLAAEVFPQDEAPSLNALEIHVGRLRRKLQPDGPAVTNIRGRGYRLDP; encoded by the coding sequence ATGAGAATACTCGTCGTAGAAGATGACAAGGCGTTGCGGCATTCACTTGAAGCCAGTCTTCACGATGCGGGTTTCGACGCAAGGTGCGTCGAAGGCGGCGAACAGGCCCTGCAGCTTGAGGCCGCTGAGGGTTTCGACGCCGCCATCCTGGACATCGGACTTCCCGACATCGACGGCTTCGAAGTGTTACGGACCCTGCGGCTTCGCGGATCGTCGACGCCGGTGCTGATGCTGACGGCGCGCGACGCCCTCGGCGACCGGGTCGCGGGCCTGGATCTCGGGGCCGACGACTATCTGGTCAAGCCGTTCGCCCCGTCCGAACTGGTCGCCCGTCTGCGCGCCATCGTGCGTCGACGCCAGGGACAGGCGGCCGGCGCCGTCGTGGTCGGAACCCTTTTCTGCGACTGGCGCACCGGCCGCGCCCACGTCAACGACCGCGACCTCGCCCTGCGTCCCCGCGAATGGGCGGCCCTGCGTGTCCTGGCGTCCCGGCCGGGACAGGTGGTGGACCGCGATCTGCTGGCCGCCGAAGTCTTCCCCCAGGACGAGGCGCCCTCGCTCAATGCGCTGGAGATCCATGTCGGGCGGTTGCGGCGCAAGCTTCAGCCTGACGGCCCTGCCGTCACCAACATCCGTGGCCGCGGATATCGTCTCGATCCATGA
- a CDS encoding helix-turn-helix domain-containing protein, producing MQDRITYRVNEVLALTGLSRSTLYRLVAQGELPLVKARGRTLIARDDLEAMVQRIATQSITRSARLDKLPFHKLKENSSD from the coding sequence ATGCAGGATCGGATCACCTACCGGGTCAATGAAGTGCTGGCCCTGACCGGGCTGAGCCGTTCGACGCTTTACCGGCTGGTCGCGCAAGGCGAACTGCCGCTGGTGAAGGCGCGCGGTCGGACGTTGATCGCGCGCGACGATCTGGAAGCGATGGTGCAGCGGATAGCCACCCAGTCAATCACGAGGAGTGCTCGCCTCGACAAATTGCCCTTCCACAAGTTGAAAGAGAATTCGTCCGACTAG
- a CDS encoding growth inhibitor PemK — protein MSLPEPVPGLIISYAYLWRDEALRGQEDGRKDRPCVIILAVEEGSGRTVVTVAPVTHAPPTHPESAIEIPAATKQRLGLDSERSWVIAADLNRFIWPGVDLRPIRRGAKTYSYGLLPAALYRQVRDRVVALARAGRTSITPRSE, from the coding sequence GTGTCATTGCCCGAGCCAGTTCCCGGCCTCATCATTTCCTATGCCTATCTCTGGCGCGACGAAGCCCTGCGCGGTCAGGAAGACGGCCGCAAGGATCGTCCCTGCGTCATCATTCTTGCGGTCGAGGAAGGCAGTGGGCGAACCGTCGTCACCGTCGCGCCGGTCACACATGCGCCCCCTACCCATCCGGAAAGCGCCATCGAAATTCCAGCGGCGACCAAACAGCGCCTCGGGCTCGATAGCGAACGCTCCTGGGTGATCGCCGCCGACCTCAACCGATTTATCTGGCCGGGCGTTGACCTCCGCCCCATCCGCCGGGGCGCAAAAACCTATAGCTACGGCCTGCTACCCGCCGCTCTCTACCGGCAGGTGCGCGACCGGGTCGTGGCCCTGGCCCGCGCAGGCCGAACATCCATCACGCCGAGAAGTGAATAA
- a CDS encoding TonB-dependent receptor domain-containing protein, which yields MSRLNRHLTHYCSAIALLACATSVHAQEADGAADADSSVDEIVVTASRIDRAGFEAPTPTIHLSAEDLSVGARSNIAAALNDMPQFRATTSAQTTGTNTGAGNAPVDLRGLGINRTLVLIDGRRVSSENDLNAVPSVLVKSVDVVTGGASAAWGSGAVAGVVNIGIDRYFTGGKIGAEYGISSYDDAEQERFEGAWGTDFADGRGHFVIGGEYIDNEGVIPKTSRPNIGRWATVNGAITPDVGFANAAYGGLIMSGVNAGKVFNSDGTLRAFDYGTVSGTNSIGGEGPSNDDLSPLVTPQRRYTGLASVTYEINDKLRFTADVRHSRMWNNYIWFGDHNRGNLTIKSDNAFLSDEIKAQMAAAGQTSFTMGRFNSDLSYSSIDFERVTTQATVALDGEFGDNWRWDAYYSHGEYDNNIDTPGFLLTTNYAQAVDSVIDPSTGQAVCRVTLTNANSGCVPINLFGLGSPSQEAIDYVTGTPSMRANTTLDVGGVSLRGEPFSLPAGDVSIAVGLEARKESVDQTVGALDAAKAFTTFSFSAMSGEFSVKEAFGEILVPIVRDLPVLNDLQFNAAVRVSDYDTTGSIWSWKVGATNEFFPGFRGRVTQSRDIRSANLSELFTTTTTGYNNLNDPAKNGALVYVLNNGGGNPDLRPETADTLTLGVTYAPPSIPGLNLSLDYYDIKIDDVITTIAAQDLVNRCYNGNLDLCSKVERDAAGNLTRTLSTYVNLAEYHTDGIDAEASYASDADLWVPGATGRVTMRLVGTWVNSLTTDDGVTEIEYVESQGYSFGLGVPKLRVNASLGWKGEVFGAKLRARYISAGDYNSTVAISNNHIDAFTYVDLGLTADLAHYGANGVELYANATNLFDKDPPVGSLYSPYYDVIGRYVTVGARYRF from the coding sequence TTGTCTCGCTTAAACCGCCATCTGACCCATTATTGCAGCGCCATTGCGCTATTGGCCTGCGCCACTTCGGTTCATGCCCAGGAAGCTGATGGCGCCGCCGACGCCGACTCTTCCGTCGACGAGATCGTCGTGACCGCCTCGCGCATCGACCGCGCCGGCTTTGAGGCGCCGACGCCGACCATCCACCTGTCCGCCGAGGATCTGTCGGTCGGGGCCCGTTCCAATATCGCCGCTGCGCTCAACGACATGCCGCAGTTCCGCGCCACCACCTCCGCCCAGACGACCGGCACCAACACCGGCGCCGGCAACGCGCCGGTGGATCTGCGGGGCCTGGGCATCAACCGGACCCTGGTCCTGATCGACGGACGCCGGGTGTCCAGCGAGAACGACCTGAACGCCGTGCCGTCGGTCCTGGTCAAGAGCGTCGATGTGGTCACCGGCGGCGCCTCGGCCGCCTGGGGATCGGGCGCCGTGGCCGGCGTCGTCAACATCGGCATCGACCGCTATTTCACCGGTGGCAAGATCGGCGCCGAGTACGGCATCTCGTCCTATGACGACGCCGAGCAGGAGCGGTTCGAAGGCGCCTGGGGCACGGACTTCGCCGACGGTCGCGGTCACTTCGTCATCGGCGGCGAATATATCGACAATGAAGGCGTCATTCCCAAGACCTCGCGCCCGAACATCGGCCGGTGGGCCACGGTCAACGGTGCGATTACACCCGACGTGGGCTTCGCCAACGCGGCCTATGGCGGCCTGATTATGTCGGGCGTCAACGCCGGCAAGGTGTTCAACTCGGACGGCACGCTGCGCGCCTTCGACTACGGCACGGTCAGCGGGACCAACTCGATCGGCGGCGAAGGTCCGTCGAACGACGATCTCAGCCCGTTGGTCACGCCGCAAAGGCGCTACACCGGCCTGGCCAGCGTCACCTACGAGATCAATGACAAGCTGCGCTTCACCGCCGACGTCCGTCATTCGCGGATGTGGAACAACTACATCTGGTTCGGCGACCACAATCGCGGCAATCTGACGATCAAGAGCGACAACGCCTTCCTCTCGGACGAGATCAAGGCTCAGATGGCCGCGGCCGGCCAGACCAGCTTCACCATGGGTCGGTTCAACTCGGACCTGTCCTATTCCAGCATCGACTTCGAACGCGTCACCACTCAGGCGACCGTCGCCCTGGACGGCGAGTTCGGCGACAACTGGCGCTGGGACGCCTATTACAGCCACGGCGAATACGACAACAATATCGACACGCCCGGCTTCCTGCTGACCACCAACTACGCCCAGGCGGTGGATTCGGTCATCGATCCGTCGACCGGCCAGGCGGTTTGCCGCGTGACCCTGACCAACGCCAACTCGGGCTGCGTCCCGATCAATCTGTTCGGTCTCGGCTCGCCGTCGCAAGAGGCGATCGACTACGTCACCGGCACCCCCAGCATGCGCGCCAACACCACGCTGGACGTCGGGGGCGTCAGCCTGCGTGGCGAGCCCTTCAGCCTGCCGGCGGGTGATGTCTCAATCGCCGTCGGCCTGGAGGCCCGCAAGGAGTCGGTTGATCAGACCGTCGGCGCGCTGGATGCGGCCAAGGCCTTCACCACCTTCAGCTTCTCGGCCATGTCCGGCGAGTTCAGCGTCAAGGAGGCCTTCGGCGAAATCCTGGTTCCCATCGTCCGTGACCTGCCGGTTCTGAACGACCTGCAGTTCAACGCCGCCGTGCGCGTGTCCGACTATGACACCACGGGTTCGATCTGGTCCTGGAAGGTCGGCGCGACCAATGAGTTCTTCCCGGGCTTCCGGGGTCGGGTGACGCAATCGCGCGACATCCGCTCGGCCAATCTGTCGGAACTCTTCACCACGACGACGACCGGATACAACAACCTCAACGACCCGGCCAAGAACGGCGCCCTGGTCTATGTGCTGAACAACGGCGGCGGAAATCCCGACCTTCGCCCCGAGACGGCCGACACCCTGACCCTGGGCGTCACCTATGCGCCGCCGTCCATTCCCGGCCTCAACCTGTCGCTTGACTATTACGACATCAAGATCGACGACGTGATCACGACCATCGCGGCCCAGGACCTGGTCAACCGCTGCTACAACGGCAACCTCGACCTCTGCTCAAAGGTCGAGCGGGATGCGGCGGGCAACCTGACCCGCACCCTGTCCACCTATGTGAACCTGGCCGAGTACCATACCGACGGAATCGACGCCGAGGCCTCTTACGCCTCTGACGCAGATCTCTGGGTTCCGGGCGCCACGGGTCGGGTGACCATGCGTCTGGTCGGCACCTGGGTGAACAGCCTGACCACCGACGACGGCGTGACCGAGATCGAATATGTCGAATCCCAAGGCTATTCCTTCGGTCTGGGCGTGCCCAAGCTGCGCGTCAACGCCAGCCTCGGCTGGAAGGGCGAGGTGTTCGGCGCGAAGCTGCGAGCGCGCTACATCTCGGCGGGCGACTACAACAGCACCGTCGCGATCTCGAACAACCACATCGACGCCTTCACCTATGTCGATCTGGGGCTGACGGCCGACCTGGCGCACTACGGCGCGAACGGGGTCGAGCTGTACGCCAACGCCACCAATCTTTTCGACAAGGACCCGCCGGTCGGGTCGCTCTATTCGCCGTACTACGACGTCATCGGTCGGTACGTCACAGTTGGCGCGCGGTACCGCTTTTAG
- a CDS encoding sensor histidine kinase, with translation MSRARPARPHSLVIRLLIAQVAPLALFAVVVLTVGAWTAQRVVANNADRLLAGALQTIRETVSVADGRITVDVAPWALALLDGPERDAVFYSVREGDRLVTGYAELPNLPQAQADRPVFSNLSVRGVSVRMAQQTLLIPGRPVPVRVSVAQSLDSRHASLRELYRSMLLLPALLVVLAALLVWPALQWGLNSLKRLIDDLTRRGGPSAEFAPANVDLAPRELWPVLTAFNHLLARLETSTSGVQRFAADASHQLRTPLSVVAANLELLERASRPWTPQEKRLIADSRDAVSGMTRLVGQLLSTARADGARISSSADLGRAARRACQAVRERRAFPDGALRLRLPAEPVTVLGAEDLITEQILNLIDNAFHHGAPPVMVHVQTTGAVCVWDHGPGVDEATLPHLTDRFFRANSSQASGSGLGLAIVHTLTEAQGAQFRVSNRSGIRSGLVGRILFQLVEGQFVEASTPRD, from the coding sequence ATGAGCCGCGCCAGGCCCGCCCGGCCCCACAGCCTCGTCATACGTTTGCTGATCGCCCAGGTCGCTCCCCTGGCGCTCTTCGCTGTCGTGGTTCTGACTGTCGGCGCCTGGACGGCCCAGCGGGTGGTGGCGAACAATGCCGACCGTCTTCTGGCCGGCGCGCTCCAGACCATCCGCGAGACGGTGTCGGTCGCCGACGGCCGCATCACCGTGGACGTCGCGCCTTGGGCCCTGGCCCTGCTGGACGGCCCCGAACGCGACGCCGTCTTCTACAGCGTCCGCGAAGGCGACCGTCTGGTCACCGGCTACGCCGAACTGCCGAACCTTCCCCAGGCCCAGGCGGACCGGCCCGTCTTTTCAAACCTGTCCGTCAGAGGGGTTTCGGTGCGCATGGCGCAACAGACCCTCCTCATACCCGGCCGCCCCGTCCCCGTGCGCGTCTCGGTCGCCCAGAGCCTGGATTCTCGACACGCCAGCCTGCGCGAACTTTACCGCAGCATGCTGCTTCTGCCGGCCCTGCTGGTGGTGCTCGCCGCGCTTCTGGTCTGGCCTGCGTTGCAATGGGGCTTAAACTCGCTGAAGCGTCTGATCGACGATCTGACGCGCCGCGGCGGCCCTTCGGCCGAGTTTGCGCCGGCCAATGTCGATCTCGCCCCCCGCGAGCTGTGGCCCGTTCTGACCGCCTTCAACCATCTCCTGGCGCGGCTGGAGACCTCGACCTCCGGCGTCCAGCGGTTCGCCGCCGACGCCTCGCACCAACTGCGCACCCCGCTTTCGGTGGTCGCCGCCAATCTCGAGCTTCTGGAGAGGGCTTCGCGTCCCTGGACGCCTCAGGAGAAGCGGCTGATCGCCGATTCGCGCGACGCCGTCAGCGGTATGACGCGCCTCGTCGGACAACTGCTTTCCACAGCCCGCGCCGATGGCGCGCGGATATCGTCCTCCGCCGACCTTGGCCGCGCCGCACGCCGCGCCTGTCAAGCCGTTAGGGAGCGCCGCGCCTTTCCCGACGGCGCCCTGCGCCTCCGCCTGCCGGCCGAGCCGGTCACGGTCCTCGGCGCCGAAGACCTCATCACCGAACAGATCCTCAACCTGATCGACAACGCCTTTCACCACGGCGCACCACCTGTGATGGTGCATGTGCAAACGACAGGTGCGGTCTGCGTCTGGGATCACGGACCAGGCGTCGATGAGGCCACGCTTCCCCACCTCACCGACCGCTTCTTCCGCGCCAACTCATCCCAGGCGTCCGGCTCCGGCCTCGGCCTGGCGATCGTTCACACCCTGACCGAAGCCCAAGGTGCGCAATTCAGAGTATCCAATCGCAGCGGAATACGAAGCGGCCTAGTCGGACGAATTCTCTTTCAACTTGTGGAAGGGCAATTTGTCGAGGCGAGCACTCCTCGTGATTGA
- a CDS encoding S9 family peptidase gives MAFLLALSVAPAALAEAPKPAAIVADGLPPVPDDLVAATQPYLQARRAAFLGWNAADRSMLIKTRFGATDQLHLVSAPDGARTQISFEAEPILAGALSPAGQTLLVQKDNGGDEFYQLYTLSAGRLARITDGKSRNWFGAWSRDGKGVGYASSRRNGADMDLYVVDPADPSSDRLVAQVSGGGWNIADFSADGTKALVLNRMSINNAVVYELDLASGRMTALTDPAEEVSYVDPKYAVDGAVWATSNKGSDFLRLGRIGRSGFVPVSRETRWDVSDYALAPDGSFVAYAVNEAGVSRLKVMDVATGSVRIVTGLPEGVIPYSIGPAIDIAPWGAIGLSLSSARVSGDAFSIDPTTLAVTQWTHSETGGLDPAINIEPQLVEVKSFDGETVSGFLYRPDPTKFPGKRPLIVDIHGGPEGQTRPDFLGAQNYLLNELGVSLFFPNVRGSSGYGARFVNLDNGPFQREDSVKDIGAFLDVLQMDPALDASRFAVTGVSYGGYMCYAAAVHYSDRLKGASCYVGISNFVTFLQNTQSYRRDLRRVEYGDERDPAQRAQLEAISPLNSVDKITIPLLVATGGNDPRVPASEADQIIRAVRGNGGTAWHLLAQNEGHGFHKKENEDYYFWTSLLFWKQTLLGQAPR, from the coding sequence ATGGCCTTTCTGCTCGCGCTGAGCGTCGCTCCTGCGGCCCTGGCTGAAGCGCCGAAGCCCGCCGCCATCGTCGCCGACGGACTGCCCCCGGTGCCCGATGATCTGGTCGCCGCCACCCAGCCCTATCTTCAGGCCCGCCGCGCCGCCTTCCTGGGTTGGAACGCCGCAGATCGGTCTATGCTGATCAAGACCCGGTTCGGCGCCACCGATCAGCTTCATCTCGTCTCAGCCCCCGACGGCGCCCGCACCCAGATCAGTTTCGAGGCGGAGCCGATTCTGGCCGGCGCCTTGTCGCCTGCGGGCCAGACCCTGCTGGTGCAGAAGGACAATGGCGGCGACGAATTCTATCAACTCTACACCCTGTCCGCCGGACGGTTGGCGCGCATCACCGACGGCAAGAGCCGCAACTGGTTCGGCGCCTGGAGCCGGGACGGAAAAGGGGTCGGCTATGCTTCGTCGCGCCGCAACGGCGCAGACATGGACCTGTATGTCGTCGATCCCGCAGACCCTTCGAGCGACCGGCTGGTCGCACAGGTTTCCGGCGGCGGCTGGAACATCGCCGACTTCTCGGCTGATGGGACCAAGGCCCTGGTCCTGAACCGGATGTCGATCAACAACGCGGTGGTCTATGAACTGGATCTGGCGTCTGGCCGGATGACCGCTCTGACGGATCCGGCGGAGGAGGTGTCCTATGTCGATCCCAAATATGCGGTCGACGGCGCCGTCTGGGCGACCTCGAACAAGGGGTCCGACTTTCTGCGCCTGGGGCGCATCGGGCGGAGCGGGTTCGTTCCGGTCAGTCGCGAGACGCGCTGGGATGTCAGCGATTACGCCCTGGCTCCCGATGGAAGCTTCGTCGCCTATGCGGTCAACGAGGCGGGCGTCTCGCGGCTTAAGGTCATGGATGTCGCCACCGGATCCGTGCGCATCGTCACCGGCCTGCCGGAGGGCGTCATCCCCTATAGTATCGGCCCGGCCATAGACATCGCGCCGTGGGGGGCGATCGGCCTGAGCCTGTCCTCGGCCCGCGTATCCGGCGACGCCTTCTCGATTGATCCGACGACCCTGGCGGTCACCCAGTGGACCCACAGCGAAACCGGCGGCCTGGATCCTGCGATCAACATCGAGCCCCAGTTGGTCGAGGTGAAGAGCTTCGACGGCGAGACCGTGTCCGGCTTCCTCTATCGACCTGATCCGACGAAATTCCCCGGCAAGCGCCCCCTGATCGTCGATATCCACGGCGGGCCGGAAGGCCAGACCCGTCCCGACTTCCTGGGCGCGCAGAACTATCTGCTGAACGAGCTGGGCGTGTCCCTCTTCTTCCCCAATGTGCGCGGATCTTCCGGCTATGGCGCGCGGTTCGTCAATCTGGACAACGGCCCGTTCCAGCGCGAGGACTCGGTCAAGGACATCGGCGCCTTCCTCGACGTGCTACAGATGGACCCCGCCCTCGACGCGTCTCGGTTCGCGGTGACCGGCGTCTCGTACGGCGGCTATATGTGCTATGCTGCGGCGGTGCATTACAGCGACCGGCTGAAGGGGGCGAGCTGCTACGTCGGCATCTCCAACTTCGTCACCTTCCTCCAGAACACCCAGTCCTATCGTCGGGACCTGCGCCGCGTCGAATACGGCGACGAGCGTGATCCGGCCCAGCGCGCACAGCTGGAGGCGATCTCGCCGCTGAACAGCGTGGACAAGATCACCATCCCGCTTCTGGTCGCCACCGGCGGCAACGACCCTCGCGTGCCGGCGTCCGAAGCCGACCAGATCATCCGCGCCGTGCGCGGCAACGGCGGCACGGCCTGGCACCTGCTGGCGCAGAACGAGGGCCATGGTTTCCACAAGAAGGAAAACGAGGACTACTATTTCTGGACCAGCCTGCTGTTCTGGAAACAGACGCTGCTGGGCCAGGCGCCGCGCTGA
- a CDS encoding ABC transporter substrate-binding protein, with the protein MKTDRRHLLLGLAGLSVAACSSEPEGAGTAPRVRWLARREGALHILTNTSLMGPVLAAFRRHWPEIQMRLEDINSTRIAEKVRRLADSGRDGPDLVWSTAMDMQVKLINDGYAQAYRSPHRAAMPDGSVWRDQGYGLTAEPIVFAYNRNRIAPDVAPRSHAALLQLLTTRPEVFDGRVTLYDAEQSGVALMQLSADVQIYPDAWPLMEALGAQRPRLDTSGQRMMGQIADGRMAFVYNMNQSYGASWAARAPEIGLITPDDYHLSVSRVAFIPRNAAHPNAARLFLDFLLSREGQRAIGALGVRPVRNDVEAPMRPAAPGVRPIRVGPALLANLDQARRATLLTRWGEAMRSGVRAPSDPAAP; encoded by the coding sequence GTGAAAACGGATCGACGACATCTGCTTCTCGGCCTGGCCGGGTTAAGCGTCGCCGCCTGCTCGTCCGAGCCGGAGGGCGCGGGGACGGCGCCGCGGGTGCGCTGGCTGGCGCGGCGGGAAGGGGCGCTGCACATCCTGACCAACACAAGCCTGATGGGCCCCGTGCTGGCGGCCTTCCGCCGTCACTGGCCCGAGATCCAGATGCGCCTGGAGGACATAAACTCCACCCGGATCGCCGAGAAAGTGCGGCGGCTTGCGGACAGCGGACGGGATGGGCCGGACCTGGTCTGGAGCACGGCGATGGATATGCAGGTCAAGCTGATCAACGACGGCTATGCCCAGGCCTATCGATCACCGCACCGCGCGGCCATGCCCGACGGGTCGGTATGGCGCGATCAGGGCTATGGGCTGACGGCGGAGCCGATCGTGTTCGCCTATAATCGAAACCGGATTGCGCCCGATGTCGCGCCCCGCAGTCATGCGGCCCTTCTCCAACTGCTCACGACCCGGCCGGAGGTGTTTGACGGGCGTGTGACCCTGTATGACGCCGAGCAGAGCGGCGTGGCCCTGATGCAGCTGTCGGCGGACGTGCAGATCTATCCCGACGCCTGGCCTTTGATGGAGGCGTTGGGCGCCCAGCGTCCGCGGCTGGACACCTCGGGACAGAGGATGATGGGACAGATCGCCGATGGGCGGATGGCGTTCGTCTATAATATGAACCAGTCCTACGGCGCCTCCTGGGCGGCGCGCGCGCCAGAGATCGGACTGATCACGCCCGACGATTATCACCTGTCTGTTTCGCGGGTGGCCTTCATCCCGCGCAACGCCGCTCATCCGAATGCGGCGAGGCTGTTTCTGGACTTCCTCCTGTCCCGAGAAGGACAGCGGGCGATCGGCGCCCTGGGTGTTCGACCGGTCCGCAACGACGTGGAGGCCCCCATGCGTCCCGCCGCGCCGGGTGTTCGGCCCATCCGGGTGGGGCCGGCCCTGCTGGCCAATCTGGATCAGGCGCGCCGCGCGACCCTGCTGACCCGATGGGGTGAAGCGATGCGGAGCGGCGTCAGGGCGCCGTCAGATCCTGCCGCGCCCTGA
- a CDS encoding IS630 family transposase (programmed frameshift), producing MTAPYSMDLRERALARKAEGETHREIAAALRISPSCVSKWTKRVGETGSVAPGQVGGHKPRTLSGDCAEWLRTRIASGPFTLRGLTAELAARGIKTGPRAVWVFVHAEGLSFKKTLLPEEQARPDVARRRARWKAHQGRIDPSRLVFLDETWVKTNMAPLRGWGPRGRRLKGHSPFGHWKTLTFIAALRHDRIDAPWVIDGPINGAIFLVYIEKILAPTLSPGDVVVLDNLGSHKGKAARAAVRAKGAHMIFLPPYSPDLNPIEQVFAKLKHLMRNAQPRTFEATWRKAGEIINLFSPAECANYLVNSGYGSV from the exons ATGACGGCTCCTTATTCGATGGATCTTCGTGAGCGAGCGTTGGCGCGTAAGGCGGAGGGCGAGACACACCGGGAGATCGCGGCGGCGCTTCGGATCAGTCCGTCTTGCGTGTCCAAGTGGACGAAGCGAGTTGGAGAGACAGGTTCGGTGGCGCCGGGCCAGGTCGGCGGCCACAAGCCTCGCACGCTGTCAGGAGACTGCGCCGAATGGCTGCGCACCCGCATCGCCTCAGGGCCGTTCACGCTCAGAGGACTGACGGCCGAACTTGCCGCGCGCGGGATCAAGACCGGCCCTCGAGCGGTGTGGGTGTTCGTGCACGCTGAAGGACTGAGCTTC AAAAAAACACTGCTGCCTGAGGAGCAGGCCCGGCCTGACGTCGCGCGCCGCCGCGCACGCTGGAAGGCGCATCAGGGGCGGATCGACCCGTCGCGACTGGTGTTCCTGGACGAGACCTGGGTCAAGACCAACATGGCGCCCTTGCGCGGCTGGGGGCCGAGGGGGCGACGCTTGAAGGGCCACTCGCCCTTCGGTCACTGGAAAACCCTGACCTTCATCGCCGCCCTGCGCCATGACCGGATCGACGCGCCCTGGGTTATCGATGGTCCGATCAACGGCGCGATCTTCCTCGTCTACATCGAGAAAATACTGGCTCCGACCTTGTCGCCTGGCGACGTCGTCGTCCTCGACAACCTCGGCAGTCACAAGGGCAAGGCCGCCCGCGCCGCTGTCAGGGCCAAGGGCGCACACATGATCTTCCTGCCCCCTTACTCCCCCGACCTGAACCCCATCGAACAGGTCTTCGCCAAGCTCAAACACCTCATGCGCAACGCCCAGCCCAGAACCTTTGAAGCCACATGGCGAAAGGCCGGAGAGATCATCAATCTCTTCAGCCCCGCCGAATGTGCGAACTACCTCGTCAACTCAGGATACGGTTCCGTGTGA